The DNA region GCAATCATCAGAGGGACAATTAGAACAAGCAATGTCTGTTATGGAAGATATTATACAAGAGAATCCTGAAATAAATGTTGTTATGGCATTAAATGACCCAACAGCAATGGGCGCCATAGCAGCACTTCAAGCCATTGATAGTGAAGAAAGGATACTTGTATATGGTATAGACGGTGCTCCGGAAGCAAAACAAATGATTAAAGATAGGAAGATGACCGCCACAGCAGCGCAATCGCCAATGACCATTGGAATGACAGCAGCTCAAGTGGCTTATGATATCTTAGCAGGTAAAGAAGTAGAAAAGGAAATATTTGTAGATGTTATCTTTATTGATATCTATAATGTGGATGAATATGGAACAACAGGTTGGCAATAAGAACTAAAAGGACAAAACATAGAATGGGTTAAAATTTTTTGTTATTTTTACATGCGTTTAACTTTGAAATACACCAACATCCCTGCCGCTATAGTCATACATGTGGCTATAAAAAGTTGAATGGCATAGGGGTAGTCAAGACCTGGAAAATGAATAAAGTTCATACCAAAGAAACCTGCAAGAAATGACAACGGGATGAAAATAACAGAAAAAGTGGTAAGTGTCATCATGGTTTTATTAAGTGCGTTGCTTTTTTCTGCCATTTGCATTTCATAGAGGCTGTTGATCATTTCACGATAACTTTTTAAAGAATCACCAAGTTGAGTTAAGTGATCCATTAAATCTGCATAATAAGGCACATCTTCTTTAGTGAAATAGGGATTTGATTCACGTGTAAAAATTAGAATCGCATCATGGATAGGTGTAATCGCATTCACCATATAAAGCAACTCTTTTCGAAGTTGATAGATTCGAGTCATGTCTGTGTTGCCAGTCTCAATGACGTTCACTTCCAAATCTGCAAAGGTTTCAAAAGACTGGTTGATGACAGGGAAGTAATGATCGACGATAGCGTCGATTATTGAATAATATAGATACTCTATGCCGCGTTCCACAATACGATCATTTCCGGATTCAATTCTTTTTCGAATACCTTCAAAAACATCACCCTGCACTTCCTGGAAAGTCAGTATGACTTTATCTTTTACAAATATTGAAACATGCTCATGATGGATGTCTTCATTCTTAAGATATATCATTTTAAATATAGAAAACAGATAAAATTCTT from Petrocella atlantisensis includes:
- the corA gene encoding magnesium/cobalt transporter CorA, whose protein sequence is MNFNNFKDPFNMILQKKRSIGEPPGTLSYTGLHTNIGVKIDVISYDHDWYQRMEITDLESLEVDDKKYWINITGLHDIELIRRIGNKFGIHHMDLEDVVHVSQRSKIELKEFYLFSIFKMIYLKNEDIHHEHVSIFVKDKVILTFQEVQGDVFEGIRKRIESGNDRIVERGIEYLYYSIIDAIVDHYFPVINQSFETFADLEVNVIETGNTDMTRIYQLRKELLYMVNAITPIHDAILIFTRESNPYFTKEDVPYYADLMDHLTQLGDSLKSYREMINSLYEMQMAEKSNALNKTMMTLTTFSVIFIPLSFLAGFFGMNFIHFPGLDYPYAIQLFIATCMTIAAGMLVYFKVKRM